A single region of the Pyricularia oryzae 70-15 chromosome 4, whole genome shotgun sequence genome encodes:
- a CDS encoding NADP:D-xylose dehydrogenase: MTSSPFTVRWGIMATGGIAETFAKDLLTDPAIRDVSDVRHDVVAAASSTSADRATAFLKKIDAPNKDAKAYGSYAELVADPNVDIVYVATPHSHHFQNAMLALEAGKHVLCEKALTVTAAQTRKMIETAKAKKLFLMEAVWTRYFPLSIKIRDLIKSGAIGSVHRVMADFSFNNSAADGGLDFDNGNRMVNPDLAGGALLDLGIYSLTWVFQTLYHTQAAGNKEKPTVTANVMRYDATGTDETTTVLVGFPEHKAVGVAMTSLRVASDVDGKWTAGPTIRIQGSGGEIAVYGVAAKPFKFHVLRKGQQEPEVVECPFPKDDKRGGWGHGMYWEADEAARCLRDGKLESEGLPHEESIAIMEVMEETLRQGGVKYPELITSDVYDPKSPLNTGKA, from the exons ATGACGTCGTCACCGTTCACAGTAAGATGGGGAATCATGGCTACTGGAGGCATAGCTGAGA CCTTCGCCAAGGATCTCCTCACAGACCCCGCCATCCGCGATGTCAGCGACGTGCGGCACGACGTGGTGGCCGCCGCGTCGTCCACCTCGGCTGACCGCGCCACCGCTTTCCTCAAGAAGATCGATGCGCCCAACAAGGACGCCAAGGCCTACGGCTCGTACGCCGAGCTGGTCGCAGACCCCAACGTCGACATAGTCTACGTCGCCACGCCGCACAGCCACCACTTTCAAAACGCTATGCTGGCCCTCGAGGCCGGCAAGCACGTGCTGTGCGAGAAGGCGCTGACCGTGACGGCCGCGCAGACCCGAAAGATGATCGAGacggccaaggccaagaagctgtTCCTCATGGAGGCCGTCTGGACTCGCTACTTCCCGCTTAGCATCAAGATCCGCGACCTGATCAAGTCGGGCGCCATCGGCAGTGTGCACCGCGTCATGGCCGACTTTTCATTCAACAACAGCGCCGCCGACGGCGGGCTGGACTTTGACAATGGCAACCGCATGGTCAACCCAGACCTCGCAGGCGGCGCGCTGCTGGACCTGGGCATCTACTCGCTCACTTGGGTGTTCCAGACGCTGTACCACACCCAGGCGGCGGGCAACAAGGAGAAGCCCACCGTGACGGCCAACGTGATGAGGTACGACGCCACGGGCACCGACGAGACCACAACGGTGCTGGTGGGGTTCCCCGAGCACAAGGCGGTCGGGGTGGCAATGACGTCGCTGCGCGTGGCCTCGGACGTCGACGGTAAGTGGACCGCCGGCCCGACGATCCGCATCcagggcagcggcggcgagaTTGCCGTCTACGGCGTGGCCGCCAAGCCCTTCAAGTTCCACGTCCTCCGCAAGGGCCAGCAGGAACCCGAGGTGGTCGAGTGTCCGTTTCCCAAGGACGACAAGCGCGGCGGTTGGGGCCACGGCATGTACTGGGAGGCGGACGAGGCGGCCCGGTGTCTGCGGGACGGCAAGCTCGAGAGCGAGGGCCTGCCCCACGAGGAGAGCATCGCCATCATGGAGGTCATGGAGGAGACGCTCAGGCAGGGTGGCGTCAAGTACCCAGAGCTGATCACCTCTGATGTCTACGACCCCAAGAGTCCGTTAAACACGGGAAAAGCGTGA
- a CDS encoding tRNA (uracil-5-)-methyltransferase TRM9 — MAATQLAAGDRNVADNSVIPSEPAATATSAAATTTPSRATPSTPAPAPDTTNPESYEAQHVHQVYNTIAPHFSATRHKPWPVVAAYLASRPPGSLGLDVGCGNGKYLSCVPPGCFALACDRSDQLVGLAARSQQRTTTTAAAAATQSSSQQPQPQHQNNQALVADGLALPFRDSRADFAICIAVVHHMSTRTRRVAALSEILRCLTPPGPSFDGSDLGAESGRAGGGGTVMIFVWALEQSSSRRGWGEGGEQDLLVPWVMKGDHGREKKKKGGKKGPAAAAGDGQEDKRIGQDGEEASPPAAGKPDQTFQRYYHLYREGELEEDIVAAHGRVLSSGYDRDNWWAVASRAAPS, encoded by the coding sequence ATGGCGGCCACGCAACTAGCAGCAGGGGACAGGAACGTCGCTGACAACTCCGTCATCCCATCGGAACCCGCGGCTACTGCTacttctgctgctgctaccaCTACACCTTCCAGGGCCAcaccctcaaccccagcTCCAGCACCCGACACCACCAACCCAGAGTCTTATGAGGCCCAGCACGTTCACCAGGTCTACAATACCATCGCCCCGCACTTCTCTGCGACCCGCCACAAGCCCTGGCCCGTGGTAGCCGCGTACCTGGCCTCGCGCCCGCCGGGTTCCCTAGGCTTAGACGTCGGCTGCGGAAACGGCAAGTATCTGTCGTGCGTGCCGCCGGGCTGCTTCGCCCTGGCCTGCGACCGCAGCGACCAGCTGGTTGGCCTGGCGGCACGGAGCCAACAAAGGACCACcaccacagcagcagcagcagcaacacagTCATCATCGCAGCAGCCCCAACCCCAACACCAAAACAACCAGGCACTGGTAGCTGACGGCCTAGCCCTGCCGTTCCGCGACTCCCGTGCCGACTTTGCCATATGCATCGCCGTCGTGCACCACATGAGCACGCGCACCCGGCGAGTTGCCGCCCTGTCCGAGATCCTGCGGTGTCTGACGCCGCCCGGTCCGTCATTTGACGGCAGCGACCTGGGCGCCGAGTCTGGCAGGGCGGGAGGCGGTGGGACCGTCATGATCTTTGTTTGGGCGCTCGAGCAGTCGTCCAGCCGTAGAGGGTGGGGTGAGGGAGGGGAGCAGGACCTCTTGGTGCCCTGGGTCATGAAGGGGGATCATggcagagagaaaaagaagaaaggggGTAAAAAAgggcccgccgccgctgctggtgaTGGGCAAGAGGACAAAAGAATTGGGCAGGATGGAGAAGAAGCGTCCCCACCAGCTGCTGGTAAGCCTGATCAGACCTTCCAGCGGTATTACCACCTCTATAGAGAAGGGGAGCTGGAAGAGGACATTGTCGCAGCCCATGGGAGGGTGCTAAGCAGTGGTTATGATAGAGATAATTGGTGGGCTGTAGCCAGCAGAGCGGCGCCCTCCTAG
- a CDS encoding MYB DNA-binding domain-containing protein, with protein MVWSRLGKGRRDTANVDIASLLKGSDSNESSAARPHQAQSTSESPPTAPTATTTSGPPSYYSSYTPNITPPSTLTPPQYTTSAFGPGPGPSYAPPPPLLGPGPGPVTGPVPGTSFAPAPSYGPAGTPGFTQGLTAVPGSGAVGPPQARRTMAPHMAEGPQAAKKQSKWTPEEDAIIIELRGSGMKWDEISKRLPGRSSISCRLHYQNYLERRSEWDEERKNKLARLYERLKAEMWAKLAEEMQVPWRAAEAMHWQIGEHEMARRAGTTPFSLSGSSVENPHHRASPSRGHHHHAHSQTSVPRDFYGGRGTPGMPTHLPPGRSLVTRPQSQHELGDPGMMYGSAPPPRHNLAPIHTGTLPPPTAGRSGGMLPGVSELTTGVSPYSTPAYSMGMPGTSPVHSQTASPGPFLSTPSSYQLMDPSGVKRRASPGYGPEASRRRQYDPRSDDSELASRRMM; from the exons ATGGTCTGGTCGAGACTCG GCAAAGGTAGGCGAGACACCGCCAACGTGGATATCGCCTCGCTCCTCAAGGGTTCCGACTCAAATGAGTCCTCGGCCGCTCGTCCGCATCAAGCCCAGTCGACCTCTGAGTCCCCGCCGACGGCACCGACAGCAACCACCACGAGCGGACCGCCGTCGTACTATTCTTCGTACACGCCAAATATCACCCCGCCCTCTACATTAACGCCGCCGCAGTATACAACGAGCGCCTTCGGCCCCGGGCCTGGTCCATCCTACGCACCTCCTCCCCCATTACTGGGACCGGGACCGGGGCCGGTAACGGGACCAGTTCCTGGTACATCCTTTGCCCCCGCGCCAAGTTACGGGCCCGCGGGAACCCCTGGATTCACGCAGGGCCTGACGGCCGTTCCGGGCTCTGGTGCCGTCGGACCTCCTCAAGCCAGGAGAACAATGGCGCCGCACATGGCTGAAGggccccaggccgccaagaaaCAGAGCAAATGGACTCCAGAAGAAGACGCCATCATCATAGAGCTTCGTGGCAGTGGCATGAAGTGGGATGAGATATCCAAACGCTTGCCAGGCCGCAGCTCCATTAGCTGCCGGTTACACTATCAGAATTATCTTGAAAGGCGGAGTGAGTGGGACGAGGAGCGCAAGAACAAACTTGCGAGGCTGTATGAGCG ATTGAAAGCCGAAATGTGGGCAAAACTTGCAGAGGAGATGCAAGTGCCTTGGCGAGCAGCCGAGGCAATGCATTGGCAGATTGGCGAGCACGAGATGGCGCGCCGTGCAGGAACCACCCCTTTTTCTCTGTCTGGAAGCAGCGTAGAGAACCCTCACCACCGAGCCTCGCCTTCTCGGGGTCATCACCACCACGCACACTCACAAACCAGCGTTCCACGCGATTTTTACGGCGGACGTGGCACCCCGGGGATGCCTACACATCTTCCACCCGGCCGATCCCTTGTCACCAGACCACAGAGTCAACACGAGTTAGGCGACCCGGGAATGATGTATGGCAGTGCCCCGCCGCCTCGCCATAACCTTGCACCCATACATACTGGGACACTTCCACCGCCAACTGCCGGCCGAAGCGGCGGAATGCTCCCTGGGGTTTCGGAACTCACAACCGGTGTGAGTCCATATAGTACGCCAGCATACTCAATGGGAATGCCCGGCACAAGTCCTGTGCATAGCCAAACTGCAAGCCCAGGACCATTTTTGTCGACGCCTTCATCATACCAACTTATGGACCCTTCTGGTGTCAAGAGGCGCGCAAGTCCTGGCTATGGTCCTGAAGCAAGTCGTCGGAGGCAATACGACCCACGCTCGGATGATAGCGAGCTTGCGAGTCGCCGCATGATGTAG
- a CDS encoding tubulin folding cofactor B, whose protein sequence is MADVALHIISENSASERRITPSWTIATLKTRLEPITGIPPSCQRLSLKTATGDAIAIEAADEEATTLAGFPLTPYAELNVIDTRPPNARPNLTDTSNVDKYVMPEEEYAQKTDSVLAWKKAQKLGRFDPNVPAMLEAKVAAFAREAEERGIVVGKRCRVGGEDTRRGAVMYVGEVPEIATGPGTWVGVRLDEPVGKNDGSIKGKRYWGEGEGQLHGLFVRPERVEVGDFPPLDDLLDDEDMEEI, encoded by the exons ATGGCAGACGTCGCACTGCACATCATCTCAGAGAACTCGGCGTCTGAGCGCCGCATCACGCCGTCGTGGACCATAGCGACCCTCAAGACCAGGCTAGAGCCCATAACGGGCATACCGCCTTCTTGCCAGCGGCTGTCGCTCAAGACGGCAACCGGCGATGCCATCGCCATCGAGGCCGCAGACGAGGAGGCGACGACCCTGGCTGGGTTCCCGCTTACACCTTATGCTGAGCTTAAT GTAATCGACACGCGGCCACCAAACGCCCGACCAAACTTGACCGATACGTCCAATGTGGACAAGTACGTAATGCCCGAGGAGGAATACGCCCAAAAGACCGACTCGGTCCTCGCGTGGAAAAAGGCCCAGAAGCTGGGGCGCTTCGATCCCAACGTGCCGGCGATGCTCGAGGCCAAAGTCGCCGCCTTTGCgcgcgaggccgaggagcgGGGCATTGTCGTCGGCAAGCGTTGCCGGGTCGGCGGTGAGGATACACGTCGAGGGGCTGTCATGTATGTTGGCGAGGTGCCCGAGATCGCCACCGGCCCGGGCACCTGGGTCGGAGTCAGGCTGGACGAGCCTGTCGGCAAGAACGACGGGAGTATTAAGGGGAAGAGATACTGGGGTGAAGGTGAGGGGCAACTTCATGGCTTGTTTGTAAGGCCGGAgagggttgaggttgggGACTTCCCACCACTGGATGATTTGTTGGATGACGAGGACATGGAGGAGATTTGA
- a CDS encoding RING-7 protein: MPLLQLLPFSAVLTTAAVVSVPAQDALDISTFPVQHLPRYQEESALTLAVSAPGGGPYLTFPIVPFTQEAGLNVSQSQRGMVRIEGQMMVATQQTYADLVYSDAVAYLCCDPLNNSNVTPEMMLRTIIENQPKAVLLYTQQGNCCNVTGLQSRSLYQKVFTMIDATEASATLNLSTSANGALQAVISGNSTRSNGDDPGQTGNNSAVAMSVLYSITGLITLLFLVIIAIGAVRAHRYPERYGPRNAHGGRPSQSRAKGLARAVLDTLPIVKFGAPAPTEGKPDPSLEPEDGGLEPGKRNMSMNHVQVHHLSTIPEDAEAIPTVTNSPMRESRMAPAQSCDAATVAQGQTEPLGDEHLGCSICTEDFLVGEDVRVLPCDHKFHPSCIDPWLINVSGTCPLCRLDLHPPKNTDEEEEGDSTQLPPPLGADPEFEVDTRATNRDNRRSSRFFDIHRLRHASAEERIEALRRYRRESQEGPAASTNADDENSRTSRLTSRLKEKFRVRTRAQPPGHRRPGPTSQGPGQIL, translated from the exons ATGCCACTGCTACAACTACTGCCATTTTCGGCCGTGctgaccaccgccgccgtggtcTCGGTCCCAGCACAGGATGCGCTCGATATCTCTACGTTTCCGGTGCAGCATTTGCCTCGCTATCAGGAGGAATCTGCCCTAACCCTGGCCGTCTCGGCTCCCGGTGGTGGTCCTTATTTGACTTTTCCGATCGTTCCATTCACCCAAGAAGCCGGCTTGAATGTCTCGCAGTCGCAGAGGGGG ATGGTCCGCATAGAAGGTCAAATGATGGTGGCTACACAGCAAACATATGCTGATTTGGTCTACTCGGACGCCGTCGCTTATCTGTGCTGTGACCCTCTGAATAACTCCAACGTCACACCCGAGATGATGCTCAGAACCATCATCGAGAATCAGCCCAAGGCGGTATTGCTGTACACCCAGCAGGGCAACTGCTGTAATGTTACGGGGTTGCAAAGCCGATCGCTCTATCAGAAAGTGTTTACTATGATTGATGCAACTGAGGCTTCGGCAACGCTGAATCTGTCAACGTCGGCAAACGGCGCTCTGCAAGCTGTCATCTCGGGAAATTCGACACGGTCCAATGGCGACGACCCCGGCCAGACTGGCAATAACTCTGCCGTAGCTATGAGCGTCCTCTACAGCATCACCGGCCTGATCACCTTACTGTTCCTCGTCATAATAGCAATAGGAGCCGTCCGCGCGCATCGGTATCCGGAAAGGTACGGACCTAGGAATGCACACGGCGGAAGGCCGAGTCAGAGCAGAGCCAAGGGCCTTGCACGCGCCGTGCTGGACACGCTACCAATTGTGAAGTTTGGGGCGCCGGCACCGACCGAGGGGAAGCCTGACCCATCGTTGGAACCCGAGGATGGCGGATTGGAGCCTGGCAAGAGGAACATGTCTATGAACCATGTGCAAGTCCACCACCTTTCCACAATTCCCGAAGATGCGGAAGCCATTCCGACGGTGACGAACTCTCCAATGAGGGAATCGCGCATGGCTCCTGCCCAGTCGTGCGACGCTGCCACGGTAGCCCAAGGTCAGACAGAGCCACTAGGTGACGAGCACCTCGGGTGCTCAATATGTACAGAGGACTTTTTGGTCGGCGAAGACGTCCGCGTATTACCGTGCGATCACAAGTTTCACCCTTCCTGCATTGATCCGTGGCTGATCAATGTCTCGGGCACATGTCCCTTGTG TCGACTTGATCTTCACCCGCCTAAGAAtactgatgaagaagaggaggGCGACTCAACACAGCTCCCTCCCCCACTGGGAGCCGATCCGGAATTTGAAGTCGATACACGCGCCACGAATCGTGACAATCGACGATCGTCGCGGTTTTTTGACATTCATAGACTGAGACATGCTTCAGCTGAAGAAAGAATCGAGGCTTTGAGACGATATCGTAGAGAATCACAGGAGGGTCCAGCTGCCAGCACAAATGCTGACGATGAGAACAGCCGCACCTCACGGCTGACTTCCCGCCTCAAGGAGAAATTCAGGGTACGCACACGAGCGCAGCCACCTGGACATCGGAGACCAGGGCCAACGTCTCAAGGACCAGGTCAAATCCTCTGA